From the genome of Pseudomonas yamanorum, one region includes:
- a CDS encoding helix-turn-helix domain-containing protein: MTKTASAAIPVFKLYGESQQWPTPDLLHCETISRRSREYQWEIQPHRHADLCQLLYVHKGQAQLEIEGQRSTLNESTLQVLPPLCVHGFRFSEDVEGFVVTLAAPLMAHLQGQLGAALDGLNALGSYPAGNDSDYLNSLFARLQDEYASDQPARDMMMHALVSVLLVWISRQAIQRRHPRAPRGREYFRRFTQLVEQHYREHPKIEDLAHKLGISVSHLNGTCRELGGQPALQIMHDRQLLEAKRLLTYTSMTINEMSEVLGFSDPTNFSRLFRRRVGFSPKAFREQLKTDQDASEAN, from the coding sequence ATGACCAAAACTGCCAGTGCCGCGATTCCAGTGTTCAAGCTCTACGGTGAGAGCCAGCAATGGCCGACTCCGGATTTGTTGCACTGTGAAACCATCTCCCGGCGCAGCCGTGAGTACCAGTGGGAAATCCAGCCCCACCGGCACGCGGACTTGTGCCAGTTGTTGTACGTGCACAAGGGCCAGGCGCAGCTGGAGATCGAAGGCCAGCGCAGCACCCTGAACGAATCGACGCTGCAGGTACTGCCGCCGTTATGCGTGCATGGGTTTCGGTTTTCCGAAGACGTCGAAGGCTTTGTGGTCACCCTGGCGGCGCCGCTGATGGCGCATTTGCAAGGGCAACTGGGCGCGGCGCTGGATGGCCTGAACGCCTTGGGCAGCTATCCCGCCGGCAACGACAGTGACTACCTCAACAGCCTCTTTGCGCGCTTGCAGGACGAGTACGCCAGCGATCAACCGGCGCGGGATATGATGATGCACGCGCTGGTCAGCGTACTGCTGGTGTGGATCAGCCGCCAGGCCATTCAGCGCCGGCATCCACGGGCGCCAAGGGGCCGCGAATACTTCCGTCGGTTCACCCAGTTGGTGGAGCAGCACTATCGCGAACACCCGAAAATCGAAGACCTGGCCCACAAGCTTGGGATCTCGGTCTCACACCTGAACGGTACATGTCGGGAGTTGGGCGGGCAGCCCGCGTTGCAGATCATGCACGACCGCCAGTTGCTGGAAGCCAAGCGTCTGCTGACTTACACCAGCATGACCATCAATGAGATGTCGGAGGTTTTGGGCTTCTCCGATCCGACCAACTTCTCACGGCTGTTTCGCCGACGCGTCGGGTTCTCCCCGAAGGCGTTTCGGGAGCAATTGAAAACCGACCAGGACGCTAGCGAAGCGAACTGA
- a CDS encoding LysR family transcriptional regulator: MDRLQAMRVFVTVVDLGSQSAAADHLDLSRPVVSRYLAELEDWVGARLMHRTTRKLSLTAAGSETLPRCRQMLELCSDMQAAVSEPDEAPRGLLRLSVSTSFGQAQLADAMAEYVKRYPLVSIDMQMLDRTVNLVDERIDLAIRTSFELDPNLIARRLTLCRSVICASPAYLLEHPQPRRVQDLARHNCLTHSYFGKSLWHFVENGEPVSVPVQGNISANEASTLLRVTLAGAGVSRLPSYQAGDYIRSGELIRLLPEAEPQQMNIYAVYASRKHMPAALRSLLDFLVLRFPEEPVWDVGL, encoded by the coding sequence ATGGATCGTCTTCAAGCAATGCGCGTGTTTGTGACCGTGGTGGACTTGGGCAGCCAGTCTGCAGCGGCCGACCACCTGGACCTTTCTCGCCCGGTGGTGTCGCGCTACCTGGCGGAGCTGGAAGACTGGGTCGGCGCGCGCCTGATGCACCGCACCACCCGCAAGCTCAGCCTGACCGCCGCCGGCAGCGAAACCTTGCCCCGTTGCCGGCAGATGCTGGAATTGTGCAGCGACATGCAGGCCGCCGTCAGCGAACCGGACGAAGCGCCCCGTGGCCTGCTGCGCCTGAGTGTCAGCACTTCCTTCGGCCAGGCGCAGCTGGCCGATGCCATGGCCGAATACGTCAAGCGCTACCCGCTGGTGAGCATCGACATGCAGATGCTCGATCGCACGGTGAACCTGGTGGACGAACGCATCGACCTGGCGATCCGCACCAGCTTTGAACTGGACCCCAACCTGATCGCCCGCCGCCTCACGTTGTGCCGTTCGGTGATCTGCGCTTCGCCCGCTTACCTGCTGGAGCACCCGCAGCCCCGGCGGGTCCAGGACCTGGCTCGGCACAATTGCCTGACCCACTCCTACTTCGGCAAAAGCCTGTGGCACTTCGTGGAAAACGGCGAGCCGGTGTCTGTACCGGTGCAGGGCAATATCAGTGCGAATGAGGCGAGCACCTTATTGCGGGTGACGCTGGCGGGGGCAGGGGTGTCGCGGCTGCCGAGTTATCAGGCGGGCGACTACATCCGCAGTGGCGAGTTGATCCGCTTGTTGCCCGAGGCCGAGCCGCAGCAGATGAACATCTACGCGGTGTACGCTTCGCGCAAGCATATGCCGGCGGCGCTGCGCAGCTTGCTGGACTTCTTGGTACTGAGGTTTCCGGAAGAGCCGGTGTGGGACGTCGGTCTCTAA
- a CDS encoding LysR substrate-binding domain-containing protein has translation MKRLPPLPALHTFWVTAQCCNFTRAAEQLHITQGAVSRQIAGLESHLGYALFQRQARGLSLTEEGREWSLRAQQVFGLIGEAVEQIGTRRETLQLKASTCVMRWLLPRLMQWQQERPDVPVELTTTVAYTVDFRREQFDAAVIYAPIAEQSAQALHLFDERLTPVCSPALLGGLHTPADLQQQVLLHPTRDERDWALWLKAANTRLSNLAQGHHFETLDLAMTVASQGSGVAIGDSALIGEDLKAGRLATPFELRVSTGMGYYLVYPPGTEPSAGLEQLMDWLVSQAQSPSQ, from the coding sequence ATGAAACGCCTTCCGCCCTTGCCGGCCTTGCACACCTTTTGGGTCACGGCCCAGTGCTGCAACTTCACCCGAGCCGCCGAGCAATTGCACATCACCCAGGGGGCGGTGAGCCGGCAGATTGCCGGGCTGGAAAGTCATCTGGGCTATGCGCTGTTCCAGCGCCAGGCCCGTGGCTTGAGCCTGACCGAAGAGGGCCGCGAATGGTCGCTGCGGGCGCAGCAGGTGTTCGGCCTGATCGGCGAGGCGGTGGAACAGATCGGCACCCGCCGCGAGACCTTGCAGCTCAAGGCTTCCACCTGCGTGATGCGCTGGTTGTTACCGCGCCTGATGCAGTGGCAGCAAGAGCGTCCGGACGTGCCGGTGGAACTGACCACCACCGTGGCCTACACCGTCGACTTCCGCCGTGAACAGTTCGATGCCGCGGTGATCTACGCGCCGATTGCCGAGCAGTCGGCTCAGGCCCTGCATCTGTTTGATGAGCGTCTGACACCGGTGTGCTCGCCGGCCTTGCTCGGTGGTTTGCACACGCCCGCCGACTTGCAGCAACAGGTGCTGTTGCACCCTACGCGGGATGAACGGGATTGGGCATTGTGGTTGAAGGCAGCGAATACACGCTTGAGCAATCTTGCCCAGGGGCATCATTTTGAAACGCTGGATCTGGCGATGACGGTGGCGTCCCAAGGCTCGGGCGTGGCGATTGGCGACAGCGCGCTGATTGGCGAGGATCTCAAGGCGGGGCGGTTGGCGACACCGTTTGAACTGCGGGTGTCGACGGGGATGGGGTATTACCTGGTGTACCCGCCGGGGACTGAGCCCTCGGCGGGGTTGGAGCAGCTTATGGATTGGTTGGTGAGCCAGGCGCAGTCGCCGTCACAATGA
- a CDS encoding MBL fold metallo-hydrolase has translation MFGFSPLKRVALAAATLAFAAHATAADLTLDAYNPGETAMMPVTSVLVSGDKDAILVDAQFGKTQAEQLVQKIRASGKRLTTIYISHGDPDYYFGLDTLTAAFPQAKVVAPQPVVDHIKATVEHKLAFWGPKLGADKPAKAVIPQVLEGHSLTLEGKQLEVIGLDGPQPDRTFVWIPSIKAVVGGVVVSENIHVWMADTQTAKSHTDWLATLQRIQDLKPHTVIPGHYLGTPSLKSVAFTADYIKAFDEETAKAKDSAALIAAMKKRYPNLGDESTLELGAKVAKGEMQW, from the coding sequence ATGTTTGGATTCTCCCCGCTCAAGCGCGTGGCCCTGGCCGCCGCCACCCTGGCCTTCGCCGCCCACGCCACGGCTGCCGACCTGACCCTGGATGCCTACAACCCGGGCGAGACCGCGATGATGCCGGTCACTTCGGTACTGGTCAGTGGCGACAAAGACGCGATCCTGGTGGACGCCCAATTCGGCAAGACCCAGGCCGAGCAACTGGTGCAAAAAATCCGCGCCAGCGGCAAGCGCCTGACTACCATCTACATCAGCCACGGTGACCCGGACTACTACTTCGGCCTCGACACCCTGACCGCCGCGTTCCCCCAGGCCAAAGTCGTGGCGCCGCAGCCGGTGGTGGACCATATCAAGGCCACCGTTGAACACAAACTGGCGTTCTGGGGCCCGAAACTGGGGGCCGACAAGCCAGCCAAAGCCGTCATCCCCCAGGTACTTGAAGGCCACAGCCTGACCCTCGAAGGCAAGCAACTGGAAGTGATCGGTCTGGACGGGCCGCAGCCGGACCGCACCTTTGTGTGGATCCCGTCGATCAAGGCCGTGGTGGGTGGTGTGGTGGTCTCCGAGAACATTCATGTGTGGATGGCCGATACGCAGACCGCGAAGTCCCACACCGATTGGCTGGCAACCCTGCAACGTATCCAGGACTTGAAACCGCACACCGTGATTCCGGGTCACTACCTGGGGACACCGTCGCTCAAATCCGTAGCGTTCACCGCCGACTACATCAAGGCGTTTGACGAAGAAACCGCCAAGGCCAAGGACTCCGCCGCCCTGATCGCGGCGATGAAAAAGCGTTACCCGAACCTGGGCGACGAAAGCACCCTGGAATTGGGCGCCAAAGTCGCCAAGGGCGAAATGCAGTGGTGA
- a CDS encoding NAD(P)-dependent oxidoreductase: MSKIAIIGATGRAGSQLLEEALRRGHTVTAIARNTDKIGVRPGVTVKQVDALDAQALEQAIRGNDVVISAAHFATLPAEAVINPVKKAGVKRLLVVGGAGSLLLPGGSRVIDSPGFPEEYKAEASAGSAFLHTLRQEKDLDWTFLSPSAEFVETARTGKFRLGQDELLVSSEGRSWISFADFAIALIDEVEMPKHSRQRFTAGY, from the coding sequence ATGAGCAAGATCGCAATCATTGGTGCCACCGGTCGTGCCGGTAGCCAACTGCTGGAAGAAGCGCTGCGTCGCGGGCACACCGTCACGGCCATCGCTCGCAATACCGACAAGATTGGCGTGCGCCCTGGGGTCACCGTCAAACAAGTGGATGCACTGGATGCCCAGGCGCTGGAACAGGCCATCCGCGGCAACGACGTGGTGATCAGCGCGGCGCACTTCGCCACCCTGCCTGCGGAAGCGGTGATCAACCCGGTGAAAAAAGCCGGCGTGAAGCGCCTGCTGGTGGTGGGCGGTGCCGGTTCGCTGCTGTTGCCAGGCGGCAGCCGAGTGATCGACAGCCCGGGCTTCCCGGAAGAATACAAAGCCGAAGCCAGCGCCGGCAGTGCCTTCCTCCACACCCTGCGCCAGGAAAAAGACCTGGACTGGACCTTCCTGTCGCCTTCGGCGGAGTTCGTCGAGACCGCACGCACCGGAAAATTCCGCCTGGGCCAGGATGAATTGCTGGTGAGCAGCGAAGGCCGCAGCTGGATCAGCTTTGCCGACTTTGCGATTGCGCTGATTGATGAAGTGGAAATGCCGAAGCATTCGCGCCAGCGGTTTACGGCCGGTTACTAA